CATGAAGGCCTTCTTGGTGATCCCGCAGCCGCCCCATTGCAGGGTTGCGGCGGACGCGGGGGAGGCCATGATCTGGGTGGTGGCCACGACCACGCCCAGGGCGACCAAACGAATGATACCGGGCATACTTGGGCTCCTCCTTGTCCGCCCGGCCCGGGGCCGGGCGCAGTAGGCCGGGGATCCCCTTAGGGGGTGTCCCCACGGTCACAGCTCAATGTGCGCTCCGCCCCAGGGGTTGTCGATCCCCTTGCCCATCTCCAGGTTCACCGTGCCTTCGTCGGCGATGATGCGCTGGCCTTCCGAGGACAGGGCGAAGTCCACGAAGCGCTGCACCTCCTCTTCCGGATCCTTGGAGACGGTCAGGAACAGGGGCCGGTAAAGCGGGTACTCGCCTTGGGCGATATTCTCGACGGAGGGGGCGACGCCGTCCAGGCCCAGGGTTTTCACGTCCCGTTTCCGGGCGCTGGAGGCGCCGGTGACGGCGATGGCGTCCGGCATCTTCTCCACGGCGATCTCCAGGGGACCCGAGGACCGTTGGGCCAGGCCCTGGGTGAAGTCCCCGGCGCCGGTGGTCTCACGGAAGCCCAGCTCGCGGAAGGCCAGGCCCACGCCGGACAGGTCCTGGGAGCGGTAGCCGACGATGATGAACTTGTCGGGGCCGCCGAGCTCCTTCCAGTTGGTGATCTCGCCGCGGAAGATCTTCTGGAGCTCCTCGCTGCTGATCTCGTCCACGGGGTTGTCGGGGTGGACGATGGCGACCAGGGCGTCCCAGGCCACCTGCACCATCTGCACGTCCTCGCGCTTGTCCTTGGCCAGGGCCGGGCGGCAGGCGCCTCCGAGGTCGAGCTCATGACTCTTCACCGCCCGGATGCCGTGGGTGGCCCCACCGCCCTCGATCTCGATGCGGGTGCCCGTTTTCTTCTGGAAGCCTTCCGCCAGCGAGGACATGAAGGCCTTCTTGGTGATTCCGCAACCGCCCCAGCGCATGGGGTCGGCGGCCACGGGGGTAGCGGTCAGCAAGGTGGTGGCCAATGCCGCCCCCAGGGCGATCGCGCGAATGAAACCGGGCATGCTTCGGATCCTCCTTCGTTTGGCCCCGGCCCCGTGCCGGGGCGTTTGCGTGCAGGACACCGGGCCGTACCGCGGCCCGGCAAAAGGTTTTATGGTCAGGGAGATGGGTCCGCACCGCCCGGGTGGGTGACCCCTTGGCCCCTGTGCGGGCCCCGGTATGTCCGCCCCCTCTCGGACTCCCGGCAGGCTTTCCAGGCGGTGGTTGATTCCGTGGCAAGGAGGGCCCCCGTAGGGGGCCGCTCGGCAAGGCCCACGCCATCCGCATTCCCCCAGGGCGGGGAAATGTTTGAATGGAGGACGGATTCTAGCATGTTTATCGATTTTGTCGGAAAAGGGGGACGTTGACAGGTGCCCGCCCCGTCGCTAGGTTCGGTGCCTTTCCCAGCCGGAGAAGCGATCATGGCCCGAATCACCCCCGAAGAGGTGCAAGCGCTTCTGGAGAAGCCCTTCCTCGATCTGGTCTACGAGGCCCAGACCGTCCATCGCCAGCACTTCCGCCCGGGGGCGGTCCAGGTGAGCAGCCTGCTGTCGGTGAAGACCGGGGGCTGCCCGGAGGACTGCGGCTACTGCTCCCAGGCCGCCCGCTACCACACCGATACGGAGCGGGACGGCCTGATGGAGGTGGACGAGGTGCTGGAACGGGCCCGCGCGGCCCGGGAGGCGGGGGCCACGCGCTTCTGCCTGAGCGCCGCCTGGCGGGGGCCCAAGGACAAGGACCTGGATCAGGTGACGGAGATGGTGGCCGCGGTCAAGGAAATGGGCATGGAGACCTGCGCCACCCTCGGCATGCTCCGGGAGGGCCAGGCGGAGCGCCTGGCGGATGCGGGCCTGGACTACTACAACCACAATCTGGACACCTCGCCGGAGCACTACGACGAGGTGATCTCCACGCGCACCTACGACGACCGGCTGGATACCCTGCAGAGGGTGCAGGACGCCGGCATGAAGGTCTGCTGCGGCGGCATCCTGGGGTTGGGCGAGGAGCGCAGCGACCGCGCCGGCCTCATCGCCCAGCTCGCCGCCCTCGATCCCCAGCCGCAGAGCGTGCCCATCAACAACCTGGTGCCGGTACCGGGCACCCCCATGGGCGACCGGGAGCCGGTGGACGCCGTGGAGTTCATCCGCACCGTGGCCGCGGCGCGCATCGCCCTGCCCACCTCCTACATCCGGCTCGCCGCCGGCCGCCTGTCCATGACCGAGGCGGAGCAGGCCCTGTGCTTCATGGCCGGGGCCAACTCCATCTTCTACGGTGAGCAGCTCCTCACTACGCCCAACCCCGATGAGAACAGCGACCGGGCCTTGCTGGACAAGCTGGGCATGACCATCGAAGAGGTCGCCCAGGACGCCCGGGCCTGAAGGCGGGCACCCCGGCGGCGAGCCGCCGGGAAAGGGCACAGCACGAACGGGGCCCGGCGTGATCGCCGGGCCCCGCGTGTTTGGTGCGGACCTCCGCCGCTGCCGCGGGGGTGAGGCGCCGCCGCCGGCGTCGGAGCGAGCCGGTCAGCTCTCCTGGCCGCCCCCCCGCCATTCCTGGATCCGCGCTATGAGCGTGTCCGTGTCCAGGTCCCAGGGGGCCTCGCCGGCGTAGAGGCTGACCCGCCCGCTGCGCAGGTGCTGGTACCAGGCCCCCAGGAACTTGCGGTAGGTCTCGTCCACGTACCGGCTGTCGGCGGCGGCCTCCGGGCCGAGATAGGCCGCCCCGGACAGGCTGTCCCCGTGGGCGGCCAGATCCGGGTCCCCGGCCAAGGGCTCGGCCTCGGGATCACGCAGACGGAAGTTGCCGTCGGTGTCCAGACAGAGGACTCGGCGCTCATCGGCGGGGGCCTGCGCCAGCACCCGCTGCAGGGCCTCCCGGTCCGGGACCCGTGCCGTGCCTTCCCGGTGGGCAATGGGGTGGATGCCGATCTCCCCCGGGGCGAAGGGGCCCCGGTCGGGGGCGGCCTCCCAGGAGAGTCGTCCCCGCCAGTCCTTCTGCAACCGGCCGGCGAGCCACCGCCGGGCCTCGGCGGGATCGGTGGTGGTGAGGTCGCCCGCGCTCAGCGGCTCGGCGAACTGGGCCTTGCGCCAGGTGTGGTCGTCCTGGAGGCGCCAGGCGCGGCTTCCGCTGGGGTTGAGGGCGTCGATGGAGTAGCGGGGCATGGCGGATCCCTTCCGGCGGTGCGCGGCGATTGCGGGGCTTTCCCCCAGGCTAGCGCCTTGGCCCGATCACCACCACCGTGAGGTTGTCCTGAAAGGGGTTGCCGGCCGCATGGACGGCTTCCGCGAGGGCGCTGGGCGCCTCGGGGGGCGGGGATTCCCGGAGGACGGCCGCGATCCGCTCGTCGCCGAGGGTGTCCGTGAGCCCGTCGCTGCACAGCAGGAAGGTCTCGGAGCCCGCCAGGGGCCCTTCTTGGGTGCCGGGGTAGGCCTCCTGCTCCAGGCCCGCGGCCCGGGTGAGGACATGTCCGTAGGGGTGTCGGCGGGCCTCGGCGGGGGAGATGCGGCCCTGGGCCACCCAGTCCTGCACCAGGGTGTGGTCGGTGGATAGCTGTTCCAGCCGCTCCCCCGTCCAGCGGTAGGCGCGGCTGTCGCCGAGCCAAGCCAGCTCCCAGCGGTGGGGGTGGAGGCGCAGGGCCACCAGGGTGGTGCCCATGTCGGAGTCGCGGCGGCGGGCCTCCTCCCAGGTGGCCCGGTTGGCGGCGACCACCGCTCCCGGCAGGTCCGCGTCTTCCAGGATGGCGTGCTTCAGGCCCGCCAGGGCCGTGCGGCTCGCCACCTCCCCGTGGCGGTGGCCGCCCATGCCGTCGGCCACCGCCCACAGGCGCAGGTCGGGGGCCTCCAGGAAGGCGTCCTCGTTGGCGCCGCGGGCGCCGATCTCGGAGACCGCGGCGCTGGTCCAGGGCTCCATGGCGGGCATCCCGCTGTCGGTCAGGGGTCTTCGACGATCCGTTCGGGGTCGGGGCGGGGCGGCAAAACCGCCTCGGCGGCCTCGGGGTCGAGGGCGTGGCCGATCCCCGCCTCGGCCTCGGCGAGCAGCTCCGCTTCCAGCTCCGCCTCCAGCTGCGGCAGCCACGTGCGCTCCTCGAAGCGCACGTGGGCGTTGACGCACTGACCGAGGCGCAGCGTCTCCTCCCAGGCACCCTCCAGGTCGTCGGCGCGCAGGCGGCGGCTCAGGCGCTGGGCCACCCGGTGGATGCCGACGTGCTCCTGCAGCACGCGCGTGGCCAGGGGGTCGGTGGCCGGCCGCTGCCAGCGGCCCAGCAGGCCCTCCTCCTCGGCCCGGAAGTGGGGGACCAGCTCCACCTCCCAGAAGCGGTGGGCGGCCTCGGCCACGGCCCGCTTCTCCGCCGCCTCCGGCGGCGGAGCGAGGCGGCCCCATTGGCGCAGGGTCTTGGCGAAGACCAGGGCGATGTGGTGCTGCCGGCTGAGGGGCTGGAGCGGGTCGCTGCGGCGCATGCTGTCCTCGTTTCCACCATTGCCTTCGGCGGCCGTCGGGGGCAAGGGCTGGAAGGCCGCCGTATGCCAGAATGCGGGAATCCCCATCCCTACCCGGAGACGCCGTGGACCGCAAGATCCTGTACCGCCATCGGGACGACGAGGGGACCATCGAGGTGGTCCAGGAACGGGACGCCCGCAGCCTCTACTTCGGCAGTCCCTCCAAGCAGAGCAGCGTCCGTCCCGACGCCCCCCACGAGCTGGTTCTGCCCTACACTCGGACCCTTACCGCCGCTCTCCTGTTCCGGCCCGAGCCGCGCCGGATCCTGCTGGTGGGGCTCGGCGGCGGGGCGCTGGCCCACTTCTTCCTGCACCACTTCCCGGAGGCCCGGGTGGAGGCCGTGGAGAACCGAGCGGAAGTGGTGGCGGTGGCCCGGGACTTCTTCGCCCTGCCCCTCGACCACCCCCGGCTGACGGTCCACCTGCGCGAGGCCGGGTCCTTCCTCGCGGAGCCGGGCACGGCGCCCCGGGAGGGCTGGGACCTGATCGTGGCCGACGCCTACAACTCCGAGGGTCCGGACCCCGCCACCCTGCTGGAGGACTTCTACCAGCGTTGCCGGTCGGGGATGCACCCCGAGGGGGTGCTGGCGGCCAACCTGTGGAGCAGCCGCCGCCGGCGCCTGCGGGCGGCCCTGGACGCCATGGAGCGGGTCTTCGGCGCCCCGGTCTACCGGCTGCAGGCGCGGGGAAGGGCCAACGTGTCGGCCTTCGCCGGCCGGGGCGGCCTGCCGGCGGAGCCCGGCCCCACCCTGGCGGACCGGGCGCGGTCCCTGGAGGAGCGCATCGGGCTGGCCTACGAACGCTACCTCGCCGACCTGGAGCCCAATCGCAGGACCTGGCTGGACGCTATCTTTCCCTAGCCCGGGCGGGTCAGTCCGTCAGCGGTCCCACCTCGTCGGCCAGCCGCTCCGCCCGCTCCACCATGGAGGCCAGCACGTCCAGACCGCGGTCCCAGAAGCCGGGATCGGCCAGGTCCAGCCCGAGCAGGCCCACCAACGCCTCCGGGGAGTC
The nucleotide sequence above comes from Thiohalorhabdus denitrificans. Encoded proteins:
- a CDS encoding phosphate ABC transporter substrate-binding protein yields the protein MPGFIRAIALGAALATTLLTATPVAADPMRWGGCGITKKAFMSSLAEGFQKKTGTRIEIEGGGATHGIRAVKSHELDLGGACRPALAKDKREDVQMVQVAWDALVAIVHPDNPVDEISSEELQKIFRGEITNWKELGGPDKFIIVGYRSQDLSGVGLAFRELGFRETTGAGDFTQGLAQRSSGPLEIAVEKMPDAIAVTGASSARKRDVKTLGLDGVAPSVENIAQGEYPLYRPLFLTVSKDPEEEVQRFVDFALSSEGQRIIADEGTVNLEMGKGIDNPWGGAHIEL
- the bioB gene encoding biotin synthase BioB, producing the protein MARITPEEVQALLEKPFLDLVYEAQTVHRQHFRPGAVQVSSLLSVKTGGCPEDCGYCSQAARYHTDTERDGLMEVDEVLERARAAREAGATRFCLSAAWRGPKDKDLDQVTEMVAAVKEMGMETCATLGMLREGQAERLADAGLDYYNHNLDTSPEHYDEVISTRTYDDRLDTLQRVQDAGMKVCCGGILGLGEERSDRAGLIAQLAALDPQPQSVPINNLVPVPGTPMGDREPVDAVEFIRTVAAARIALPTSYIRLAAGRLSMTEAEQALCFMAGANSIFYGEQLLTTPNPDENSDRALLDKLGMTIEEVAQDARA
- a CDS encoding PP2C family protein-serine/threonine phosphatase; translated protein: MEPWTSAAVSEIGARGANEDAFLEAPDLRLWAVADGMGGHRHGEVASRTALAGLKHAILEDADLPGAVVAANRATWEEARRRDSDMGTTLVALRLHPHRWELAWLGDSRAYRWTGERLEQLSTDHTLVQDWVAQGRISPAEARRHPYGHVLTRAAGLEQEAYPGTQEGPLAGSETFLLCSDGLTDTLGDERIAAVLRESPPPEAPSALAEAVHAAGNPFQDNLTVVVIGPRR
- a CDS encoding hemerythrin domain-containing protein, producing MRRSDPLQPLSRQHHIALVFAKTLRQWGRLAPPPEAAEKRAVAEAAHRFWEVELVPHFRAEEEGLLGRWQRPATDPLATRVLQEHVGIHRVAQRLSRRLRADDLEGAWEETLRLGQCVNAHVRFEERTWLPQLEAELEAELLAEAEAGIGHALDPEAAEAVLPPRPDPERIVEDP
- a CDS encoding spermine/spermidine synthase domain-containing protein, which translates into the protein MDRKILYRHRDDEGTIEVVQERDARSLYFGSPSKQSSVRPDAPHELVLPYTRTLTAALLFRPEPRRILLVGLGGGALAHFFLHHFPEARVEAVENRAEVVAVARDFFALPLDHPRLTVHLREAGSFLAEPGTAPREGWDLIVADAYNSEGPDPATLLEDFYQRCRSGMHPEGVLAANLWSSRRRRLRAALDAMERVFGAPVYRLQARGRANVSAFAGRGGLPAEPGPTLADRARSLEERIGLAYERYLADLEPNRRTWLDAIFP